The Acinetobacter pittii genome contains a region encoding:
- the murC gene encoding UDP-N-acetylmuramate--L-alanine ligase: MSPSTAANQAKKLIKVPEMRRIKHIHFVGIGGAGMCGIAEVLGNQGYKISGSDIKASKTTEQLEKNGIKVYIGHQPENIKNANVLVVSTAIDPENPEIKAAIEQRVPIVRRAEMLGELMRYRHGIAVAGTHGKTTTTSLLTTMLAEENLDPTYVIGGLLNSTGVNAALGESRFIVAEADESDASFLYLQPMAAIVTNIDADHMDTYEGSFDKLKDTFVQFLHNLPFYGLAVVCGDDANIREILPRVGRPVITYGFNEDNDIRAVDIEQDGMQSHFTVLRKGREPLRLTINQPGLHNVLNALAAIGVATDEGVSDDAISRALEGFSGVGRRFQVQGEFELADGNVKLVDDYGHHPKEVEATIKAARQSHPDRRLVMLFQPHRYSRTRDCFDDFIEVLSQVDQLLLLEVYPAGEKPIVGADSRTLARSIRLRGQVEPILVDPVEGNLQNIMQNVLQPNDLLLTQGAGNVGAISVELAQHHLYVK; encoded by the coding sequence ATGTCTCCATCAACAGCTGCGAACCAAGCAAAAAAACTGATTAAAGTGCCTGAAATGCGCCGTATCAAACACATTCATTTTGTGGGGATCGGTGGCGCTGGGATGTGTGGCATTGCAGAGGTATTGGGCAACCAAGGCTATAAAATTTCCGGTTCAGACATTAAAGCGTCTAAAACTACAGAACAATTAGAGAAAAATGGCATCAAAGTTTATATTGGCCATCAACCGGAAAATATTAAAAATGCCAATGTGCTTGTAGTTTCTACAGCAATTGATCCAGAAAATCCGGAAATTAAAGCTGCAATTGAACAGCGTGTTCCAATTGTACGTCGTGCAGAAATGCTAGGTGAGCTTATGCGTTACCGTCACGGTATTGCTGTGGCTGGTACACATGGTAAAACTACAACCACAAGTCTTTTGACGACAATGTTGGCGGAAGAAAACCTTGATCCAACTTATGTTATTGGCGGCTTACTTAACAGTACAGGCGTAAATGCGGCTTTAGGTGAAAGCCGTTTTATCGTAGCTGAAGCTGATGAATCGGATGCATCTTTCCTTTATTTGCAACCAATGGCAGCGATTGTAACCAATATCGATGCTGACCATATGGACACCTATGAAGGTAGTTTTGATAAATTAAAAGATACGTTTGTACAGTTCCTTCATAACTTACCATTTTATGGTTTGGCTGTAGTTTGTGGTGATGATGCGAACATTCGTGAAATTTTGCCGCGTGTAGGCCGTCCGGTTATTACTTATGGTTTTAATGAAGATAATGACATTCGTGCAGTTGATATTGAACAAGATGGTATGCAATCGCACTTCACTGTGTTGCGTAAAGGTCGTGAACCATTGCGTTTAACAATTAATCAACCAGGCTTACATAATGTTTTAAATGCCTTAGCAGCAATTGGTGTTGCAACAGATGAAGGTGTTTCTGATGATGCAATTAGCCGTGCATTAGAAGGATTTAGTGGTGTAGGTCGCCGCTTCCAAGTGCAAGGTGAATTTGAACTTGCTGATGGCAACGTTAAGTTAGTTGATGACTATGGACATCATCCGAAAGAAGTAGAAGCAACTATTAAAGCTGCTCGCCAAAGCCATCCGGATCGTCGTTTGGTTATGTTGTTCCAACCACACCGTTACTCTCGTACTCGCGATTGTTTTGATGACTTCATTGAAGTGCTCTCTCAAGTCGACCAATTATTATTATTGGAAGTTTACCCAGCTGGTGAAAAACCTATTGTGGGTGCAGACAGCCGTACTTTAGCGCGTAGTATTCGTTTACGTGGACAAGTAGAGCCGATTTTGGTCGATCCGGTTGAAGGTAATTTGCAAAACATCATGCAAAATGTGTTACAACCAAATGACTTGTTATTAACACAAGGTGCGGGTAACGTGGGAGCAATTTCAGTAGAACTTGCACAACACCATTTGTATGTGAAATAA
- the ftsQ gene encoding cell division protein FtsQ/DivIB codes for MAQLPASMRRKRAAITSIHDKPPTRKQKLANAGGWVLLVIAFVVLAVGIYGLYKVITDATVAKLEVVGSASSVETQQVMQHVAPIIKANYFTSDLEQIRDKTLEISWVDRVVVSRAWPNGIRVRVMPRHAIARWGTGRLLSDGGDVFSEAEPTIHPELPLLHGPVSQSKMMMRRYNEINQLFHPVNLRLKELYLTERMTWFMQFDSGLRIIVDQDQTMNKLQRLSHLAQSDLKQVWPKISAIDLRYRNGLSIQWKNATPPKIVNGQFVVTIDDTSIAGGTKAKP; via the coding sequence ATGGCACAACTTCCGGCTTCCATGCGCCGTAAACGTGCGGCCATCACCTCTATTCATGATAAACCGCCTACGCGTAAGCAGAAACTTGCGAATGCTGGTGGATGGGTGCTGTTGGTTATTGCTTTTGTAGTGCTGGCAGTCGGGATTTATGGGTTATATAAAGTTATTACAGATGCAACAGTTGCAAAACTAGAAGTTGTAGGTTCAGCATCTTCTGTTGAAACCCAACAAGTGATGCAACATGTTGCTCCAATTATAAAAGCAAATTATTTCACATCTGATTTAGAGCAGATTCGTGACAAAACATTAGAAATTTCATGGGTAGACCGAGTTGTTGTATCTCGTGCTTGGCCCAATGGTATTCGTGTTCGTGTCATGCCTCGACATGCTATCGCCCGTTGGGGAACAGGTCGCTTGTTAAGCGATGGAGGCGATGTATTTAGTGAGGCGGAGCCAACAATTCATCCTGAACTTCCGTTGCTTCATGGGCCGGTAAGTCAGTCAAAAATGATGATGCGACGCTATAATGAAATTAATCAATTATTCCATCCTGTCAATTTACGCTTAAAAGAGTTATATCTGACTGAGCGAATGACTTGGTTTATGCAGTTTGACTCTGGTTTACGCATTATTGTTGACCAAGATCAAACAATGAATAAGTTGCAACGTTTAAGTCATTTGGCACAATCTGACTTAAAACAAGTGTGGCCGAAAATCTCAGCCATTGATTTGCGATATCGTAATGGATTATCTATTCAATGGAAGAACGCAACACCACCTAAAATTGTGAATGGTCAGTTTGTTGTAACGATTGATGACACAAGCATTGCAGGTGGAACAAAAGCAAAGCCATAA
- the lpxC gene encoding UDP-3-O-acyl-N-acetylglucosamine deacetylase, whose product MVKQRTLNRVVKASGIGLHSGQKVMINFIPHTVDGGIVFRRIDLDPPVDIPANALLIQEAFMCSNLVTGDIKVGTIEHVMSAIAGLGIDNLIVEVSASEVPIMDGSAGPFIYLLMQGGLRELDAPKKFIRILKPVEALIDDKKAIFSPHNGFQLNFTIDFDHPAFAKEYQSATIDFSTETFVYEVSEARTFGFMKDLDYLKANNLALGASLDNAIGVDDTGVVNEEGLRFADEFVRHKILDAVGDLYLLGHQIIAKFDGYKSGHALNNQLLRNVQSDPSSYEIVTFDDENQCPIPYVSVT is encoded by the coding sequence ATGGTGAAACAGCGTACTCTCAATCGTGTGGTAAAAGCGAGTGGAATAGGTCTTCATAGCGGTCAAAAAGTGATGATCAATTTCATTCCACATACCGTGGATGGAGGTATTGTATTTCGCCGTATCGATTTGGATCCGCCAGTCGATATCCCTGCTAATGCATTGCTCATCCAAGAAGCTTTTATGTGCTCCAACTTGGTAACCGGAGATATAAAAGTAGGCACAATTGAGCATGTAATGAGTGCAATTGCAGGTTTAGGAATTGATAACCTGATTGTTGAAGTATCTGCTTCTGAAGTTCCAATTATGGATGGTAGTGCCGGTCCATTTATTTACCTTTTAATGCAAGGTGGATTACGTGAACTAGATGCACCGAAAAAATTTATAAGAATATTAAAACCAGTTGAAGCACTGATTGATGATAAGAAAGCAATTTTCAGTCCTCATAATGGTTTTCAATTAAATTTCACGATTGATTTTGACCATCCGGCGTTTGCCAAAGAATATCAATCCGCGACGATTGACTTTTCGACAGAAACTTTTGTTTATGAAGTTAGTGAAGCACGTACATTTGGTTTCATGAAAGATCTAGATTATCTGAAAGCAAACAATTTAGCGCTAGGCGCAAGTTTGGATAATGCGATTGGTGTAGATGATACAGGGGTCGTCAACGAAGAAGGCTTACGTTTCGCCGATGAATTTGTTAGACATAAGATTTTAGATGCAGTTGGTGATTTGTATTTGCTTGGTCATCAAATTATTGCCAAGTTTGATGGCTATAAATCAGGACATGCTTTAAATAATCAGTTGTTACGCAATGTTCAAAGTGATCCGAGTAGTTATGAAATTGTAACATTTGATGACGAGAATCAGTGTCCAATTCCATATGTCAGCGTGACATAA
- the ftsZ gene encoding cell division protein FtsZ: protein MASFEFIEDELNDGNGQARFTVFGVGGGGGNAVQHMVQSDIQGVKFVCANTDKQALDCMNAPFKIQLGEQSTRGLGAGANPEVGQVAAEESREIIRHHLEGTDMVFVTAGMGGGTGTGAAPVVAEVAKEMGILTVGVVTTPFNFEGRRRLKSAERGIEALEAHVDSLIIIPNQRLLSVYGDISMKDAYKKADDVLLNAVRSIFDLVVNRGHINLDFADLKTAMSTRGYAMMGAGLGRGEDRARQAAEQAIRSPLLDNVNIINAKGVLINITGGDDITLRETEIITDVVNQIVDLDEGEIFYGTVFDPDARDELRVTVIATGLTRNAADAEPRKRNTVSHASSQSAQSIDEDDVPAINKRQNADNEVSSTASSTPRSSPMSIQDYLKNQQRK from the coding sequence ATGGCCTCATTTGAATTTATAGAAGATGAACTAAACGATGGCAACGGTCAAGCCCGTTTCACTGTATTTGGTGTAGGTGGTGGTGGCGGTAATGCCGTTCAACATATGGTGCAGTCTGATATTCAAGGTGTTAAATTCGTTTGTGCCAATACAGACAAACAAGCACTGGACTGTATGAATGCACCTTTCAAAATTCAGTTAGGCGAGCAAAGTACACGTGGTCTAGGTGCTGGTGCTAACCCTGAAGTAGGGCAAGTTGCAGCAGAAGAAAGCCGTGAAATCATTCGTCACCACCTTGAAGGTACCGATATGGTTTTCGTTACCGCTGGTATGGGTGGTGGTACAGGTACTGGTGCAGCGCCTGTTGTGGCTGAAGTTGCTAAAGAAATGGGTATTTTGACCGTTGGCGTAGTTACAACTCCATTTAACTTTGAAGGCCGTCGTCGTTTAAAATCTGCTGAACGCGGTATTGAAGCACTTGAAGCACATGTTGATTCATTGATTATTATCCCTAACCAACGCTTATTGAGCGTATATGGTGATATTTCAATGAAAGATGCTTATAAAAAAGCTGATGATGTATTGTTAAACGCTGTACGTAGTATCTTTGACTTGGTTGTTAACCGTGGTCACATTAACCTTGACTTCGCCGATTTGAAAACTGCAATGAGCACTCGCGGTTACGCAATGATGGGTGCTGGTTTAGGTCGTGGTGAAGATCGTGCACGTCAAGCTGCTGAACAAGCGATCCGTAGTCCATTACTTGATAATGTTAATATTATTAATGCCAAAGGTGTGTTAATTAACATTACGGGTGGTGATGATATTACGTTACGTGAAACAGAAATCATTACTGATGTTGTGAACCAGATTGTTGACCTTGATGAAGGCGAAATCTTCTACGGGACAGTATTTGATCCAGATGCACGTGATGAATTACGTGTAACAGTGATTGCAACTGGTTTAACTCGTAATGCAGCAGACGCTGAACCGAGAAAGCGTAACACGGTAAGCCATGCATCGAGTCAATCAGCTCAATCTATTGATGAAGATGATGTTCCTGCAATTAATAAGCGTCAAAACGCCGATAATGAAGTCAGTAGCACAGCAAGTTCTACTCCGCGTTCTTCTCCAATGAGTATTCAAGATTACTTGAAAAATCAGCAACGTAAGTAA
- the aceE gene encoding pyruvate dehydrogenase (acetyl-transferring), homodimeric type, with translation MAFYGDSDAQETQEWQDAFDSVLQHMGTERAAFLLEKLYQQAIAKHVPIQRLNTPYLNTISVEEQPAMPGDQDMERRIRALIRWNALAMVLRANKTGDDLGGHLASFASSATLYDVGFNHFFRANSNNFGGDMIYYQGHCAPGIYARSFLEGRLTEEQLSNFRREVGGNGLPSYPHPYLMPDYWQFPTVSMGLGPIMSIYQAHIQKYLMNRGLIKEEDRKVWAYLGDGEMDEPESTGAISLAGREKLDNLIWVVNCNLQRLDGPVRGNGKIIQELESLFRGAGWRVIKVVWGRHWDPLLAKDTSGALKAVMEETVDGEYQRYQVKGGAYTREKFFGKYPEAAELVKDLSDEDIDNLNRGGHDPYKVFAAYAEAMKAKGQPTVILAKTVKGYGLSEEIEAVNKTHQIKKMQIDSLKYVRDRFNLPFTDDKLEELPFYRPSENSPEMKYMKARREALGGYLPARRRESETLAIPELSVFDAVLNGSGGKEQSTTMVMVRLIASLLKEKAIKDRVVPIVPDEARTFGLEGMFRQLGIYAAHGQKYTPEDQEQLMHYREASDGHMLQEGINEAGAMSAWAALATSYSTNNLPMIPMYMYYSMFGFQRIGDIAWAAGDAQAQGFLLGATAGRTTLNGEGLQHQDGHSHILANTIPNCVSYDPCFGYELAVIVHDGLKRMYVNQERVFYYLTVMNENYEHPAMPEGAEEGIKRGMYLFEKDEKATVQLLGSGVILREVIKAAKILRDEYQIHSNVWSVTSFNELSRDGMACEEYNRLHPLSEEVKESWVSKQLRGTEGIVVSATDHMRAYSEQIRAYLPDGRPFVALGTDGYGRSDTRANLRSFFGVDAAHIVVATLKKLADEGEVDARLVKDAISNFELDTDRPVAWAPQAHPEVQAVAEYNETQTGEGN, from the coding sequence ATGGCGTTTTACGGTGACTCCGACGCACAAGAAACCCAAGAATGGCAAGATGCATTCGATTCAGTTTTACAACATATGGGAACTGAACGAGCGGCATTCTTGTTGGAAAAACTTTACCAACAAGCAATTGCTAAGCATGTTCCAATTCAACGTCTCAATACACCTTACTTAAATACAATTTCTGTTGAAGAACAACCTGCAATGCCAGGCGACCAAGATATGGAACGCCGTATTCGTGCATTGATTCGTTGGAATGCCTTAGCAATGGTACTTCGTGCGAATAAAACAGGTGATGATTTAGGTGGACACTTGGCGAGCTTCGCATCAAGTGCAACATTATATGACGTAGGTTTTAACCATTTCTTCCGCGCAAACAGCAATAATTTTGGCGGAGATATGATTTATTACCAAGGACACTGTGCTCCTGGTATTTATGCACGTTCATTCCTTGAAGGACGTTTAACTGAAGAACAGTTAAGTAATTTCCGCCGTGAAGTTGGCGGTAACGGTTTACCAAGCTATCCACATCCATATTTAATGCCTGACTATTGGCAATTCCCAACCGTATCAATGGGTCTTGGTCCAATCATGTCAATTTATCAAGCGCACATTCAAAAATATTTGATGAACCGCGGCTTGATCAAAGAAGAAGATCGTAAAGTTTGGGCTTATCTTGGCGACGGTGAGATGGATGAGCCAGAAAGTACTGGTGCAATTTCACTTGCTGGTCGTGAAAAGCTTGATAACCTTATCTGGGTTGTTAACTGTAACTTACAGCGTCTAGATGGTCCGGTACGTGGTAACGGTAAAATCATTCAAGAGTTAGAATCTTTATTCCGTGGCGCAGGCTGGCGTGTAATTAAAGTTGTATGGGGCCGTCATTGGGACCCACTTCTTGCAAAAGACACCTCAGGCGCTTTGAAAGCGGTAATGGAAGAAACAGTTGATGGTGAGTACCAACGCTATCAAGTGAAAGGTGGTGCATATACACGTGAGAAATTCTTTGGCAAGTACCCAGAAGCTGCGGAACTTGTAAAAGATTTAAGCGATGAAGACATCGATAATCTCAACCGTGGTGGTCACGACCCTTACAAAGTGTTTGCTGCATATGCAGAAGCAATGAAAGCCAAAGGTCAACCAACAGTTATTCTTGCGAAAACTGTTAAAGGTTACGGTTTGTCCGAAGAAATTGAAGCGGTGAACAAAACTCACCAAATCAAAAAAATGCAGATCGACTCTTTAAAATATGTACGTGACCGTTTCAACCTTCCATTTACAGACGATAAGTTAGAAGAGCTTCCATTCTACCGCCCAAGTGAAAACTCTCCAGAAATGAAGTATATGAAGGCGCGTCGTGAAGCATTAGGTGGTTACCTACCTGCACGTCGTCGTGAGAGTGAAACTTTAGCGATTCCTGAATTATCTGTATTTGATGCTGTATTAAATGGTTCAGGTGGTAAAGAACAGTCTACCACTATGGTCATGGTTCGTTTAATTGCTTCTTTACTCAAAGAAAAAGCGATTAAAGACCGCGTAGTACCAATCGTTCCAGATGAAGCACGTACTTTTGGTCTAGAAGGTATGTTCCGTCAGCTCGGTATCTATGCCGCTCATGGTCAAAAATATACGCCAGAAGACCAAGAACAGTTAATGCATTACCGTGAAGCAAGTGACGGTCACATGCTTCAAGAAGGGATTAACGAAGCTGGTGCGATGAGTGCATGGGCTGCGTTGGCAACAAGTTATTCAACGAATAACTTGCCAATGATTCCAATGTATATGTACTACTCAATGTTCGGTTTCCAACGTATTGGTGACATTGCGTGGGCAGCTGGTGATGCGCAAGCTCAAGGTTTCTTGTTAGGTGCAACTGCTGGTCGTACAACGTTGAACGGTGAAGGTCTACAGCACCAAGATGGTCATTCGCATATCTTGGCGAACACGATTCCAAACTGTGTATCTTATGATCCATGTTTTGGTTATGAGTTAGCTGTAATCGTACATGACGGTTTAAAACGTATGTATGTGAACCAAGAGCGTGTGTTCTACTACTTAACTGTAATGAACGAAAACTACGAGCATCCTGCAATGCCTGAAGGCGCTGAGGAAGGCATTAAACGTGGTATGTACTTGTTCGAAAAAGATGAAAAAGCAACTGTCCAATTACTTGGTTCAGGTGTGATTCTTCGTGAAGTGATCAAAGCTGCGAAAATCTTACGTGATGAATACCAAATCCATTCAAACGTTTGGAGTGTAACAAGCTTCAATGAGTTGTCACGTGATGGTATGGCATGTGAAGAATATAACCGTTTACACCCACTTTCTGAAGAAGTGAAAGAATCATGGGTATCTAAACAGTTACGTGGTACAGAAGGTATCGTTGTTTCAGCAACTGACCATATGCGTGCTTATAGCGAACAAATCCGTGCTTATCTTCCAGATGGCCGTCCATTTGTTGCATTAGGTACAGATGGATACGGTCGTTCAGATACACGTGCTAACTTACGTAGTTTCTTTGGTGTTGACGCTGCACATATCGTTGTTGCTACTTTGAAAAAATTAGCTGACGAAGGTGAAGTAGATGCACGTTTGGTTAAAGACGCAATTTCTAACTTTGAGTTAGATACTGACCGTCCGGTGGCATGGGCTCCTCAAGCGCATCCAGAAGTTCAAGCAGTTGCTGAATATAATGAAACGCAAACAGGTGAGGGGAACTAA
- a CDS encoding DciA family protein — translation MNMSKPDNVFQQTGKHIKTGNLTFLTTQVAQWQRLTKIIQPLLPQPEQWQVVCYQNGSLIITGENQAMISQLSYLQNQYVSKLSQLEGLKDLQRIQVRLRNKNTPNTPSSEPSKPIPPETQEMLRSAADFVSDPKLSQALLRLASNKK, via the coding sequence ATGAACATGTCTAAACCCGATAACGTTTTTCAACAAACCGGAAAACACATAAAAACAGGAAACCTTACGTTTCTAACAACGCAAGTCGCGCAATGGCAAAGACTTACGAAAATTATCCAACCCTTATTACCCCAACCGGAACAATGGCAGGTCGTGTGTTATCAAAATGGTTCTTTAATCATTACTGGTGAAAATCAAGCGATGATCAGTCAACTCAGTTACTTACAGAACCAATATGTATCTAAATTATCTCAACTTGAAGGGTTGAAAGACTTACAAAGAATTCAGGTTCGCTTGAGAAATAAAAACACTCCCAATACACCCTCATCTGAGCCCTCTAAACCCATCCCCCCGGAAACACAAGAAATGTTACGTAGTGCAGCCGACTTCGTGAGCGACCCTAAGCTTAGCCAAGCTTTACTACGTTTGGCAAGCAATAAAAAATGA
- the ddlB gene encoding D-alanine--D-alanine ligase, whose product MSNATKFGKVAVLFGGKSAERAVSLDSGQAVLDALLRSGVQAEAFDPQDRSVTELVNYDRAFIVLHGRGGEDGQIQGVLEWLNLPYTGTGVQGSAIGMDKVKTKQIWQGSDLPTAPYRIITKETDLDAVIAELGLPVIIKPVHEGSSVGMSKVEKAEDFAAAIEKATQHDAVVMAEKWITGREFTISFLNGQPLPVIRLQPPADVAFYDYEAKYQRNDVEYGIPCGLSEAEEKNLQALCLRAFQAVGAEGWGRIDAMQDEQGNFWLLEVNTVPGMTSHSLVPKAAKAVGYSFDELCVAILEQTLEGTA is encoded by the coding sequence GTGTCAAATGCTACAAAATTCGGCAAAGTTGCCGTGTTGTTTGGTGGGAAATCGGCTGAGCGTGCTGTGTCTTTGGATAGTGGTCAGGCAGTTTTGGACGCTTTGTTACGTTCAGGTGTTCAGGCTGAAGCATTTGATCCACAAGACCGCAGTGTGACTGAACTTGTAAATTATGATCGTGCATTTATTGTATTGCATGGTCGCGGCGGTGAAGATGGCCAAATTCAAGGTGTGCTTGAATGGTTAAATCTGCCTTATACAGGAACAGGCGTGCAAGGTTCTGCTATTGGCATGGATAAAGTTAAAACCAAGCAAATCTGGCAAGGTAGCGATTTACCTACAGCGCCATATCGTATTATTACTAAAGAAACAGATTTAGATGCGGTGATTGCTGAGTTAGGTTTACCTGTCATTATTAAACCTGTACATGAAGGCTCAAGTGTCGGCATGAGTAAGGTTGAGAAAGCAGAAGACTTTGCAGCAGCAATTGAAAAAGCGACTCAGCACGATGCTGTGGTGATGGCAGAAAAATGGATCACTGGTCGTGAATTCACAATTTCATTCCTCAATGGGCAGCCTTTGCCGGTTATTCGTTTGCAACCACCAGCAGATGTAGCTTTCTACGACTATGAAGCGAAATATCAACGTAATGATGTAGAGTATGGTATTCCTTGTGGTCTCAGTGAGGCTGAAGAGAAAAACCTACAAGCATTGTGTTTACGTGCTTTTCAGGCGGTGGGTGCAGAAGGCTGGGGTCGTATTGATGCGATGCAGGATGAGCAAGGTAATTTCTGGCTTTTAGAAGTAAACACTGTTCCAGGTATGACCAGTCACTCTTTAGTTCCAAAAGCTGCTAAAGCGGTTGGTTATAGCTTTGATGAATTGTGTGTTGCGATTCTTGAGCAAACATTGGAAGGTACGGCTTAA
- the ftsA gene encoding cell division protein FtsA: MSEAVPSVVAIDIGTHKVSVLIGKIHAPDNIQVIGMATARNRGMNKGKIVSLDKVIAAIKNAVAEAENMAECRIHSAWVSIPSTELQSFYASGRTPVSNPAHVITTNEVVRALELAKASHVTSDYYLASAVPLGFELGDSAEWVQNPINMTAHSMTGHYQLMMMPIATMQNLDRAMKGANIGVEKMVVSCLATAEASLLKDEKEYGVCLVDIGAGITNLAVYLDGRLALARTLQRGGEHVTRDIAAVLQTTTEEAERIKILHGCVDLSAVKPDHMIQVEGIDGPQTISRIELSEIIIARYEEIFSQIRDELEQSGAIHGLYHGVVLTGDACQIEGMVSLARRMLGVSAHLGNPPLQVYADDQHQAALRRSMYATAAGLLMFSQSELQDAVEEPEEANDRSVWERMVNGWNAFNSKLKAIF, translated from the coding sequence ATGAGTGAAGCTGTTCCCTCAGTTGTTGCGATTGACATTGGGACGCATAAAGTTTCAGTTTTGATTGGAAAAATTCATGCGCCGGATAACATTCAAGTTATCGGTATGGCAACTGCTCGCAATCGAGGCATGAATAAAGGAAAAATTGTAAGCCTCGATAAAGTCATTGCTGCGATTAAAAATGCTGTTGCAGAAGCGGAAAATATGGCCGAATGTCGCATTCATAGCGCCTGGGTATCTATTCCGAGTACCGAGCTGCAAAGCTTTTATGCCTCTGGTCGCACACCAGTATCTAATCCAGCACATGTGATTACAACAAATGAAGTTGTGCGCGCGTTAGAATTGGCAAAAGCAAGTCATGTGACTTCGGATTACTATTTAGCAAGTGCAGTGCCGTTAGGTTTTGAATTGGGTGATTCTGCTGAATGGGTGCAGAATCCAATTAATATGACTGCCCATAGTATGACTGGACATTATCAGTTAATGATGATGCCTATAGCGACTATGCAAAACCTTGATCGTGCCATGAAAGGTGCAAATATCGGGGTTGAAAAAATGGTGGTGTCTTGTCTGGCAACCGCTGAGGCAAGCTTGCTGAAAGATGAAAAAGAGTACGGTGTTTGTCTGGTTGATATTGGCGCAGGCATTACCAATCTTGCAGTTTATCTTGATGGACGTTTAGCTCTGGCGCGTACATTGCAACGTGGTGGTGAGCATGTCACACGTGATATTGCTGCTGTATTGCAAACTACGACAGAAGAAGCTGAACGAATTAAAATTCTACATGGTTGCGTCGATTTAAGTGCTGTTAAGCCAGATCACATGATTCAAGTAGAAGGAATTGATGGCCCTCAAACCATTAGCCGGATTGAGTTGTCAGAAATTATTATTGCCCGTTATGAAGAGATCTTTAGCCAGATTCGCGATGAACTCGAACAAAGCGGTGCAATTCATGGTTTATACCATGGGGTAGTATTGACAGGGGATGCTTGTCAAATAGAAGGTATGGTGAGTTTAGCTCGTCGTATGTTGGGTGTATCTGCACATTTGGGTAATCCGCCGTTACAGGTTTATGCTGATGATCAACATCAAGCAGCCTTACGTCGTTCTATGTATGCAACAGCAGCTGGTTTGCTCATGTTTAGCCAAAGTGAGTTGCAAGATGCTGTTGAAGAGCCTGAAGAGGCAAATGACCGTTCGGTATGGGAACGAATGGTAAATGGCTGGAATGCGTTTAATAGCAAGTTAAAAGCCATTTTTTAG
- a CDS encoding M23 family metallopeptidase, translating to MHTRRILLAFSLAASAASVAFADYQTINQSTDSDRLEQLSKTLSQGSYTHPDDLDLPASAKVSVTLRQKTVELNNESLAKKYGNATAKNSFNASSSNSYSWLVSHPLPDTVRVSSNFGGRTMGGRAEHHGGLDMAAPSGTPIYATGPGIVTKSGWGTGYGQYVEINHGNGYLTRYAHASRLMVRVGDQVSAGEHIANVGCTGRCTGPHLHYEVVKDGQRKNPTTYLAMLP from the coding sequence ATGCACACGCGTCGTATTTTATTAGCGTTTTCACTTGCCGCTTCGGCAGCATCAGTTGCTTTTGCAGATTATCAAACAATTAACCAATCTACTGACTCAGATCGATTGGAACAGCTATCAAAAACATTATCTCAAGGTTCATATACTCATCCTGACGATTTAGATCTTCCGGCGAGTGCGAAAGTTTCAGTGACCTTACGCCAAAAAACAGTTGAACTCAACAATGAGTCGCTTGCAAAGAAGTACGGTAATGCGACTGCAAAGAATTCTTTTAATGCCTCTTCTTCAAATTCTTACTCTTGGTTAGTTTCTCATCCTCTTCCTGATACTGTACGAGTTTCTTCAAACTTTGGTGGTCGCACCATGGGTGGTCGTGCAGAACATCATGGTGGTTTAGATATGGCTGCTCCGAGTGGCACACCAATCTATGCTACAGGCCCAGGTATCGTAACTAAATCTGGTTGGGGCACTGGCTATGGTCAATATGTTGAAATTAACCACGGCAATGGTTACTTAACGCGTTACGCTCATGCTTCACGTTTAATGGTTCGTGTAGGCGACCAAGTGTCAGCAGGCGAGCATATTGCTAATGTAGGTTGTACAGGTCGTTGTACTGGCCCACATTTACATTATGAAGTAGTGAAAGATGGTCAACGTAAGAACCCAACGACTTACTTAGCGATGCTTCCATAA